From the Purpureocillium takamizusanense chromosome 6, complete sequence genome, one window contains:
- a CDS encoding uncharacterized protein (COG:S~EggNog:ENOG503P2JB) codes for MASASSSSAPQVAASIVPAQLGFLAIFNPSLGTSDDTIDEQIVYYASVTTQQQQSGGRKRRRRGGTRGRPTDAVSQEERHERLRQIGLAQGMVGFSRGFADGAPVDAIDTERARVVLHELEPGWWIVASVDLTKAPLPPRLSTKSSSSAPSQSSSGYEYSSRDMKPAALLLRDLLRAHSIFLMHHASSLSALFVHCRRSKFVAILSRYWDLYLSTWNVMLHGNPARDILSGINLAASGELGIGVGEEDRGSGEREVLEGLVGRIEGLVDLVVSKFGEEDDGEGEQHPLHQHQHWLGTGQEPAVEDGAIFLGTGALSRKSLRDVTHWMEDLYTWGEHAYGVIESPTSVRRAKARKDARRNDQESNNGKKQTVVQTLPPPPPSVQSKGATEAEEGKLDKMLNYMKLGYGSYWTLPGGGSSDSSSAQPAKPDAAGLAPEVKEASLRPPGRPSLPRRTSSAEAAGHYLIGLKGEIEEEAQGEPDASANSSDSEFEHNSRTVLRTLHVELEPGSDGGRSEATVVRDFGRQLGGIHHRSQLVGNMMPGYDSHDLNKAQKLRVVVYVNRPFVFAFLFRLRTDSLAWDALYRSLHYQLAPLKKSLIESTKYRPERQDSKGSPDGIYNLVWDPPSLTVHSTLPNIPELASSDAWSRADAINTHLHLLNIHATTRARPGDLERTHKTSRGWWIVWTRLLQQRAGRGDDARGANLSTIHESSPGASEAMGSNANDGDDGGNHDGEDDDDSRDDEAPDVAKEIFLIRRASDHAGFRGVAAGDGGGSDGAGRLAQGIGVDTRRYVEELLSLL; via the coding sequence ATGGcctcagcgtcgtcgtcatcggcaccaCAAGTTGCCGCCAGCATCGTCCCCGCGCAGCTCGGcttcctcgccatcttcaaccCCTCACTTGGCACGTCCGACGACACCATCGACGAGCAGATCGTCTACTATGCCTCCGTTaccacgcagcagcagcagtcgggCGGCCGCAAGCGCAGGCGGAGGGGCGGCACGCGCGGCCGTCCCACCGACGCCGTCTCGCAGGAGGAGCGTCATGAGCGCCTCCGCCAGATCGGCCTCGCACAGGGCATGGTCGGCTTCTCGCGCGGCTTCGCTGATGGcgcccccgtcgacgccatcgacacggagcgcgcccgcgtcgtcctGCACGAGCTGGAGCCCGGCTGGTGGATCGTCGCCAGCGTCGACCTCACCAAGGCCCCGCTGCCCCCGCGCCTGTCCACCaagtcgtcatcgtccgcTCCGTCGCAGTCATCTTCGGGCTATGAGTACTCATCTCGGGACATGAAGCCCGctgcgttgctgctgcgcgacctgcTTCGCGCCCACAGCATCTTCCTTATGCATCACGCCTCGTCCCTGAGCGCGCTGTTTGTGcattgccgccgctccaAGTTTGTCGCCATCCTGAGCCGCTACTGGGACTTGTATCTCTCGACATGGAACGTCATGCTGCACGGAAACCCGGCCAGGGACATTCTCAGCGGCATCAACctggccgcctcgggcgagctcggcatcggcgttggcgaggaggatcGCGGCAgtggcgagcgcgaggtgcTTGAGGGGCTCGTGGGGAGGATagagggcctcgtcgatctcgtcgtctccaagtttggcgaggaggacgacggcgagggggagCAGCATCCCCTTCACCAGCACCAACACTGGCTCGGCACCGGCCAGGAAccggccgtcgaggatggagCCATCTTTCTTGGGACCGGAGCCCTGTCGAGGAAGTCGCTGAGAGATGTCACGCACTGGATGGAAGACCTCTACACCTGGGGCGAACATGCGTACGGTGTAATAGAGAGCCCGACGTCGGTTCGTCGTGCCAAGGCGAGAAAAGACGCCAGGCGCAATGATCAAGAATCCAACAATGGTAAGAAGCAAACCGTCGTGCagaccttgccgccgccgcctccatcggTCCAATCGAAAGGAGCGACGGAAGCAGAAGAGGGAAAGCTGGACAAGATGCTCAACTATATGAAGCTGGGCTATGGCTCGTACTGGACACTGCCCGGTGGCGGCTCGAGCGACTCGTCTAGCGCCCAGCCTGCCAAACCAGATGCCGCGGGTCTGGCACCAGAAGTCAAAGAGGCTTCTTTGCGGCCGCCTGGCCGACCCAGTCTTCCCCGGCGGACGTCGTCTGCCGAGGCCGCTGGGCACTACCTCATCGGTCTCAAGGGAGAGATTGAAGAAGAGGCTCAAGGTGAGCCGGATGCCAGCGCCAATTCGTCCGACTCGGAATTCGAGCACAACTCGCGCACCGTCCTTCGTACTCTGCACGTTGAGCTTGAGCCCGGCTCCGACGGTGGGCGCTCCGAGGCGACGGTCGTGCGGGACTTTGGTCGCCAACTGGGTGGCATTCACCATCGgtcgcagctcgtcggcaacATGATGCCCGGATACGATTCGCACGACCTCAACAAGGCGCAGAAATTGCGCGTTGTTGTCTACGTCAACCGACCGTTCGTCTTCGCCTTCCTCTTTCGCCTGCGCACAGACTCTCTTGCGTGGGATGCTCTGTACCGTTCGCTGCACTACCAGCTGGCGCCGCTCAAGAAGTCGCTTATCGAGTCGACCAAGTACCGCCCCGAGCGGCAGGATTCCAAGGGCTCGCCGGACGGCATCTATAATCTTGTCTGGGACCCGCCGTCGCTGACAGTTCACTCCACCCTCCCCAACATCCCGGAGCTGGCCTCGTCAGACGCCTGGTCCCgtgccgacgccatcaacaCGCATCTCCACCTCCTCAACATCCACGCCACGACGCGTGCCCGGCCCGGCGATCTAGAGCGCACGCACAAGACGAGTCGCGGGTGGTGGATCGTGTGGACGCGCctgctccagcagcgcgctggccgaggtgaCGACGCACGCGGTGCCAACCTGTCCACGATACAcgagtcgtcgccggggGCGTCGGAGGCGATGGGAAGCAACGCCAATGatggggacgacggcggcaatcACGACGGggaagatgacgatgacagccgcgacgacgaggcgcccgACGTGGCCAAGGAAATATTCCTGATCCGTCGGGCAAGCGACCACGCTGGGTTCCGCGGAGTCGCAGCGGGGGATGGGGGTGGCTCAGATGGAGCGGGGAGGCTCGCGCAGGGAATTGGCGTCGATACGAGGCGctacgtcgaggagctgctcagCCTCCTCTGA
- a CDS encoding uncharacterized protein (TransMembrane:1 (o282-307i)~EggNog:ENOG503P51P) yields the protein MASSTMAPSSAAGSSGSPPPPPSATTTAPRNIIGPLTSVYVPNLNCNSCTFTGTGSQPLNNDATAYWENCGVYFQDTLCRGRTPLPCMPHVTAYSDIAGASFFYSPGLHCPRSWRTVAMVSAADRKPDTTFLSRISLDTLLPDETVAICCYSDLEYFSNGHGAECVKTITSTSFEYNVCTTDELGTRTVPKTVTDIGHSIPYTYRQNTNKTITALFSHIFMYGPTIQLNWRPQDRLALDSRSISSSSSDRSTTSSVGPTDSGGNSSTPSGGSENVRPPLSQAAVAGIACGAALFVIGAGLLFFTLWFRRRKRRRQREGIGSSNEKPPLTPGGGGGFQKAELPSTSGMDAGRDRFHKPELEAPNRFEMDGAGAGAGLFELYGDEEFIPGELPAPAPATKGGGAVAAPSPVGPPPQSRPGRSRPATATVRRAGNNNNHPNTNTNKNSTSTDIDTHPSPARDHPVAAPAAAPAAAARPTLVHVQRKAVNPPARGTALRAHPPSSEAPRRAAAAGVARGGSPDYRPSIEGGWI from the exons atggcgtcgtctaccatggcgcccagcagcgcggccggATCTTCTggatcaccaccaccaccaccatcagccacgacgacagcgccgcGCAACATCATCGGTCCCCTGACGAGCGTCTACGTGCCGAACCTAAACTGCAACTCGTGCACCTTTACGGGCACCGGGTCGCAGCCGCTCAACAACGACGCCACGGCGTACTGGGAAAACTGCGGCGTATACTTCCAGGACACGCTGTGCAGGGGCcggacgccgctgccgtgcaTGCCCCACGTCACGGCCTACAGCGACATTGCGGGCGCGAGCTTCTTCTACTCGCCGGGCTTACACTGCccgcgcagctggcgcaCCGTCGCGATGGTGTCTGCCGCGGACCGCAAGCCCGACACGACGTTCCTGTCGCGCATCTCGCTCGACacgctgctgcccgacgaGACGGTGGCGATATGCTGCTACAG CGACTTGGAGTACTTCTccaacggccacggcgccgagtgCGTCAAGACAATCACCAGCACGTCATTTGAGTACAACGTGTGCACcaccgacgagctcggcacGCGCACCGTCCCAAAGACCGTCACCGACATCGGTCACTCCATCCCTTACACGTACCGACAGAACACCAACAAGACCATCACGGCGCTCTTCTCCCACATTTTCATGTACGGTCCGACGATACAGCTCAACTGGCGGCCTCAGGACCGCCTCGCGCTTGACAgtcgcagcatcagcagcagcagcagtgacCGCtccacgacgagcagcgtcggACCGACGGATAGTGGCGGTAATAGTAGCACTCCTagtggcggcagcgagaaCGTTCGGCCGCCTCTCAGCCAAGCCGCCGTGGCAGGCATCGCTTGCGGCGCGGCCCTATTCGTCATCGGCGCAGGGCTCCTCTTCTTCACCCTGTGGTTTCGTCGGcgcaagaggaggaggcagaggGAGGGTATCGGTAGCAGCAACGAGAAGCCGCCCCTgacgcccggcggcggcggcgggttccaAAAGGCCGAGCTGCCCAGCACCTCCGGCATGGACGCCGGGCGCGACCGCTTCCACAAGCCGGAACTCGAGGCGCCAAACCGCTTCGAGatggacggcgccggcgccggcgcggggctGTTTGAGCtgtacggcgacgaggagttTATCCCCGGCGaactgccggcgccggcgccggcgaccaaaggcggaggagcggtCGCCGCGCCAAGTCCggtcggcccgccgccgcaatcACGGCCAGGACGTTCccgccccgccaccgccaccgtccGCCGTGCTGGGAATAACAACAACCACCCCAATACCAATACGAACAAaaacagcaccagcaccgacATCGACACCCACCCGTCCCCCGCGCGCGACCACCCCGTAGCAGCACCCGCGGCAgcacccgcggcggccgcaaggCCAACGCTCGTGCACGTCCAGCGCAAGGCCGTCAACCCCCCCGCGAGAGGCACGGCCCTGCGCGCGCACCCACCCAGCTCCGAGGccccacgccgcgccgccgccgccggcgtcgcccgggGCGGCAGTCCTGACTATCGGCCGAGCATAGAAGGCGGGTGGATATAA